In one window of Helianthus annuus cultivar XRQ/B chromosome 17, HanXRQr2.0-SUNRISE, whole genome shotgun sequence DNA:
- the LOC118488783 gene encoding uncharacterized protein LOC118488783: MKMMIMIPADNDVGSGAAVCGSLSVVLGVTISKNRRTWVCVSFGLDKVSGQIQPVRVLVQSIGSDLVMIRSMLGSSSGSGFGSGSTASTQQVDRSTLVNEANMFGSMIGFSTRSTGQSSQHNGSGSRLGQTESTRSYMVNSVSQLSQRQSMMVKLSQTKTRYSLNDAKVLFRYADYSYTRPSSTVTFSDYLHFILS; encoded by the exons atgaagatgatgattatgATACCTGCTGATAACGATGTCGGTAGCGGCGCCGCCGTCTGCGGCAGTCTCTCGGTGGTGCTCGGGGTGACCATCTCCAAGAATCGACG GACTTGGGTTTGTGTCAGTTTTGGTCTCGATAAAGTCTCGGGTCAGATTCAACCGGTTAGAGTGTTGGTTCAAAGCATTGGTTCAGATTTGGTGATGATACGGAGTATGCTTGGCTCGAGTTCCGGTTCAGGTTTCGGTTCCGGGTCAACCGCATCAACACAGCAAGTTGACCGGTCAACGCTGGTCAACGAGGCCAACATGTTCGGTTCGATGATCGGGTTCTCGACTCGGTCAACGGGTCAAAGTAGTCAACATAATGGTTCGGGTTCgcgactcggtcaaaccgagtcaactcggtcataCATGGTCAACTCAgtgagtcaactcagtcaacgacAGTCAATGATGGTCAAACTCAGTCAAACGAAGACCCGGTATAGTTTAAACGATGCaaaagttttgtttcgttatgcAGATTATAGttatacgcgaccgagctcgaccgtTACCTTTAGCGACTACTTACACTTTATCTTGTCGTAA